From Halotia branconii CENA392, the proteins below share one genomic window:
- a CDS encoding phytanoyl-CoA dioxygenase family protein: protein MTEFERYLFDLQGFLIIENVLNSEQIKAIQVLLNQQIALQDHPEATFLRFDSLLSWGKPYQELIDHPQITPYLSELLGEQFRLDHDYIHIIREGIGPIGSHLHGGGTPYDPCQYYLFQNGRMYNGLTTVAYELQDVHFGEGGFGCIPGSHKSNLALPQAWKNLEFPCECVQAVSVKAGSAIIFTEALTHGTLPWRGLGDRQTLFYKYSPGSSAWARYYYNLDDYPNLTASQQKILRTPGVFP, encoded by the coding sequence ATGACTGAGTTTGAACGCTATCTGTTTGACTTACAAGGATTCTTGATTATCGAGAATGTTCTAAATAGTGAGCAGATTAAAGCAATTCAGGTACTTTTAAATCAACAGATTGCCCTCCAAGATCATCCAGAAGCCACATTTTTGCGTTTTGATAGTCTACTATCTTGGGGCAAGCCTTACCAAGAACTAATAGATCATCCGCAGATTACACCCTATTTATCTGAGTTGTTGGGAGAACAGTTTCGCTTAGATCATGACTATATTCACATTATCCGTGAAGGTATTGGCCCTATTGGCTCTCACCTACATGGAGGTGGAACTCCCTACGATCCTTGTCAGTATTACCTGTTCCAAAATGGCAGGATGTATAATGGCTTGACCACTGTCGCCTACGAACTGCAAGATGTACATTTTGGTGAGGGGGGATTTGGTTGTATTCCTGGTAGTCATAAGAGTAATCTAGCTCTACCGCAAGCATGGAAAAATTTGGAATTTCCTTGTGAGTGCGTACAGGCAGTTTCTGTAAAGGCAGGTAGCGCCATTATATTTACTGAGGCTTTAACTCATGGTACTCTGCCGTGGCGGGGGTTAGGCGATCGCCAGACACTATTTTACAAATATTCCCCTGGCTCATCAGCATGGGCTAGATACTACTATAATCTTGATGATTATCCCAACTTGACTGCTTCTCAACAAAAAATTCTCAGGACACCAGGAGTTTTTCCCTAG
- a CDS encoding ABC transporter ATP-binding protein yields MVKELAISTRGLTKQFERHVAVNDVDLEIQVGEVYGLIGPNGAGKTTLIRMLAAAEEPTTGEIYINGDRLRRDKSNLTLKRRLGYLPDDYPLYEDLTVWDYLDYFARLYRLREPRRTQRLHEVLELIQLGNKRYSLISTLSRGMKQRLSLARTIIHEPILLLLDEPVSGLDPIARMQFREIIKALQEAGMTILISSHVLSDLAELCTSVGIMELGFLVESASLKQLYQRLSRQQILLSTLGNLEALLSELKHHPLVEEWEVIPTKNSVRVNFSGKEEDSAELLRSLITSGIPINDFHCTQEDLETIFLKLGHKQAS; encoded by the coding sequence ATGGTAAAAGAATTAGCAATTTCTACCCGTGGACTAACGAAGCAATTTGAACGGCACGTTGCCGTTAATGACGTTGATTTAGAGATCCAGGTAGGTGAAGTATATGGATTGATTGGGCCGAATGGCGCGGGTAAAACAACTCTCATCCGCATGTTGGCAGCCGCTGAGGAACCAACTACGGGTGAGATTTATATTAATGGCGATCGCTTACGTCGTGATAAAAGTAATCTTACTCTTAAGCGTCGCTTGGGCTATTTACCCGATGACTATCCTTTGTATGAAGATTTGACTGTTTGGGATTACCTAGATTACTTTGCGCGTCTGTATCGCTTGCGAGAACCACGCCGCACTCAACGCCTGCATGAGGTTTTAGAACTCATCCAACTCGGTAATAAACGTTATAGTTTAATTTCTACTTTGTCGCGGGGGATGAAGCAGCGCTTGAGTTTAGCACGAACTATTATCCACGAACCAATTTTACTGCTGCTAGATGAGCCTGTCTCAGGACTTGACCCCATCGCTAGAATGCAGTTTCGTGAAATCATCAAGGCACTGCAAGAAGCCGGGATGACAATTTTGATTTCTTCCCACGTTCTCAGCGACTTAGCGGAACTTTGTACTTCCGTAGGGATTATGGAACTGGGTTTTTTGGTAGAAAGTGCTTCACTTAAGCAACTTTATCAGCGTCTTTCGCGCCAGCAAATTTTGTTATCAACTCTAGGAAATTTAGAAGCGCTTTTAAGTGAATTGAAACATCATCCATTGGTGGAAGAATGGGAAGTAATACCCACCAAAAACAGTGTACGAGTAAATTTTTCTGGCAAAGAAGAAGATAGTGCGGAATTATTGCGATCGCTGATTACATCTGGTATTCCCATAAACGATTTTCATTGTACTCAAGAAGACCTAGAAACTATTTTCTTGAAGTTAGGACACAAACAAGCATCTTAA
- a CDS encoding MlaE family lipid ABC transporter permease subunit has translation MQPKGNLEQLWIVRCFAAVLLFGQVSLHLLQGKTCSRKILEHMVTAGPGSISPVILVNIFAGMIFTIQTARELVRFGAVSAVGGAFALAFCRELAPILTASIIAGQVGSAFAAELGAMRVTEQIDALYMLKTDPIDYLVLPRVIACCLMMPIMMIFALLMGLIGGVFAAAQFYKILPEIFLESVRNFLEPSDLSIILLKGFIFGALVAVIGCSWGLTTKGGAKEVGESATKAVVTTWVSIFIIDFFLSLLLFENPVL, from the coding sequence TTGCAACCAAAAGGAAATTTAGAGCAATTGTGGATAGTACGCTGTTTTGCCGCAGTACTACTCTTTGGCCAAGTCTCACTACATTTACTTCAAGGAAAAACTTGCTCCCGCAAAATTTTGGAACACATGGTAACTGCGGGGCCAGGTTCTATTTCTCCAGTTATTCTGGTGAATATTTTTGCAGGGATGATTTTTACTATTCAGACGGCTAGAGAATTAGTCAGATTTGGTGCTGTCAGTGCTGTAGGAGGTGCTTTTGCTTTAGCTTTTTGTAGAGAATTAGCACCAATTTTGACCGCTAGTATTATTGCCGGACAAGTAGGTTCTGCTTTTGCGGCAGAATTAGGTGCAATGAGAGTTACAGAGCAAATTGATGCACTTTATATGCTCAAAACAGATCCAATTGATTACCTAGTACTTCCTAGAGTAATTGCTTGCTGTTTAATGATGCCAATCATGATGATTTTTGCTTTGCTTATGGGACTCATTGGCGGTGTTTTTGCCGCAGCACAGTTTTACAAAATTCTTCCAGAAATATTTTTAGAATCCGTCAGAAATTTTTTAGAACCTTCAGATTTATCTATTATTTTGTTGAAAGGATTTATTTTTGGGGCTTTGGTTGCTGTTATTGGTTGTAGTTGGGGTTTAACTACCAAGGGAGGAGCCAAAGAAGTTGGAGAATCAGCAACAAAAGCAGTAGTCACTACTTGGGTATCAATTTTTATCATAGATTTTTTTCTATCTTTATTACTGTTTGAAAATCCTGTACTTTAA